From Gimesia panareensis, the proteins below share one genomic window:
- a CDS encoding PspA/IM30 family protein, which yields MSYFSRLTDIVTCNLTHLLEQAEDPVQEIEQIIAEMKEGLAGANRSVKTATTNERAIQQELEEHQQQIFQWKEAAKNALALGDEAEARNSLVRKQEIEDLKAGLEQQHRAAVATREHLTTTLHALEARLAEARRKQIELTQQAGLTETSSPENSEAAEAESDITPSRSELIDSELAELKRELGQ from the coding sequence ATGAGCTATTTCAGCCGGCTCACTGACATTGTGACCTGTAATCTGACTCATCTGCTGGAACAGGCAGAAGATCCCGTCCAGGAAATCGAGCAGATTATTGCCGAAATGAAAGAGGGACTCGCGGGTGCGAACCGGAGTGTCAAAACCGCAACCACCAATGAACGGGCCATTCAGCAGGAACTCGAGGAACATCAGCAGCAGATCTTTCAGTGGAAAGAGGCTGCCAAGAATGCCCTGGCACTGGGTGACGAAGCGGAAGCCCGCAATTCACTGGTCCGCAAACAGGAAATTGAAGACCTCAAAGCGGGACTGGAACAGCAGCACCGGGCAGCAGTCGCGACCCGCGAACATTTGACAACCACCCTGCACGCCCTCGAAGCCAGACTGGCGGAAGCCCGGCGAAAACAGATCGAGCTGACGCAGCAGGCGGGCCTCACCGAAACCTCCTCCCCGGAAAACAGTGAAGCCGCGGAAGCAGAGTCCGACATCACTCCCTCCCGCTCCGAACTGATCGACTCCGAATTGGCGGAACTCAAGCGGGAACTGGGGCAATAA
- a CDS encoding BPSS1187 family protein — translation MNCKSLLVFVLLTQVSLCPALAQKRQIRYRDRKPQEYKLTARASEIDPRAKEHPEIDYVFEAKGKVQDLEHAVVDTRKKPRGKLVIWLMGYNSQLFDRLSNYGFHAIQVHYANRWFSKVCRENPVGETCRGNVRLEAATGEDYSDQVSIPKPDGMKERALQFVKWLAKNNPQGEWDYYLTPDGKDLRWEDVIMSGSSHGSTTAARFAKHQKVSRVVMFCGPRDQLQNWQALPSATPTNRYFGFSHVLDGGWTGDHYCRSWELIGLNEYGPIVNVDQAKPPYGNTRRLITDFDVKNNTRRAHSSVVPGGSAGKNAKGQYIHEAVWRYLFTEPVDKVGKPVPLDPGCEKNQRDS, via the coding sequence ATGAACTGCAAATCGCTGCTCGTGTTTGTTCTGTTAACTCAAGTCTCACTCTGCCCTGCCCTGGCGCAGAAGCGTCAAATCCGGTATCGTGACCGTAAACCGCAGGAGTACAAACTCACCGCGCGCGCCAGTGAAATCGATCCGCGCGCCAAAGAACATCCCGAGATTGATTATGTATTTGAAGCGAAAGGCAAAGTACAGGACCTCGAACATGCGGTCGTTGACACCCGAAAGAAACCACGGGGTAAGCTGGTCATCTGGCTGATGGGATATAACAGCCAGCTGTTTGACCGGCTCTCCAACTACGGGTTTCACGCGATCCAGGTGCATTATGCCAACCGCTGGTTCTCCAAGGTCTGCCGGGAAAATCCGGTGGGAGAAACCTGTCGGGGAAATGTCAGACTGGAAGCCGCCACCGGCGAGGACTATAGCGACCAGGTATCCATCCCTAAACCGGACGGCATGAAAGAACGGGCGCTGCAGTTCGTGAAATGGCTGGCAAAAAATAATCCCCAGGGCGAATGGGATTATTACCTCACTCCCGACGGCAAGGATCTGCGCTGGGAAGACGTGATCATGTCCGGCAGCTCTCACGGTTCGACCACCGCAGCCCGCTTCGCCAAGCATCAGAAAGTCAGCCGCGTGGTGATGTTCTGTGGTCCCCGCGATCAATTGCAGAACTGGCAGGCACTCCCTTCAGCCACTCCGACGAACCGTTACTTCGGTTTTTCCCACGTCCTGGACGGCGGTTGGACCGGCGACCATTACTGTCGTTCCTGGGAACTGATCGGCCTGAATGAATATGGACCGATTGTAAACGTGGATCAGGCCAAGCCTCCCTACGGCAATACCCGGCGACTGATCACCGACTTCGACGTCAAGAACAATACCCGCCGCGCCCATTCTTCCGTCGTTCCCGGCGGCAGTGCCGGCAAGAATGCCAAAGGACAGTACATCCATGAAGCGGTCTGGCGTTACCTGTTTACCGAACCGGTAGACAAGGTAGGGAAACCGGTACCCCTGGATCCGGGCTGTGAGAAGAACCAGCGCGACAGTTGA
- a CDS encoding methyltransferase domain-containing protein: MGDAKHYAIRGGLPGRERLRVLGRVMSDSTASLLNQLELVDGQSCLDVGCGGGDVTRELARRVASGGRAVGVDLDATKLDLAREEAQELGLLNVEYRQLDVREATGVPEFDLVYSRFVLTHLRDPEVALGSFLKQLKPGGILAVEDIDFSGSFAWPEPPAFRRFYELYCTVVLNRGGDPHIGQRLPVLVKNAGLESIHVSVVQPTGLTGEVKLLNGLTMENIADAVLADGLASTEEIDQIVDGLNAFAADEQTVTGLPRIVQVWGRLPLG; encoded by the coding sequence ATGGGAGACGCAAAACATTACGCTATTCGTGGCGGTTTGCCCGGGCGGGAGCGTTTACGGGTCCTGGGGCGTGTCATGTCTGACAGTACCGCCTCATTGCTGAATCAACTGGAACTCGTTGATGGTCAGTCCTGTCTGGACGTGGGCTGTGGTGGCGGAGATGTCACACGCGAACTGGCTCGCCGCGTCGCTTCCGGGGGCCGGGCGGTGGGGGTTGATCTCGATGCCACCAAGCTGGACCTTGCCCGAGAGGAAGCACAGGAACTGGGGCTCTTAAATGTGGAGTATCGCCAGCTGGATGTCCGGGAAGCAACCGGCGTTCCGGAATTCGATCTGGTCTATTCCCGCTTTGTATTGACCCATCTCCGGGATCCGGAAGTGGCTCTCGGTTCGTTTCTCAAGCAGTTAAAGCCCGGTGGAATTCTGGCTGTGGAGGACATCGACTTCAGTGGTTCGTTTGCCTGGCCGGAACCGCCGGCGTTTCGCAGGTTTTATGAACTGTATTGCACCGTCGTTCTGAACCGGGGCGGTGATCCGCATATCGGACAGCGCTTGCCTGTGCTCGTGAAAAATGCTGGACTGGAATCGATTCACGTTTCAGTCGTGCAACCCACGGGCCTGACCGGTGAGGTCAAACTGCTCAATGGTCTGACGATGGAAAATATTGCCGACGCGGTTCTGGCAGACGGACTGGCTTCCACTGAAGAAATCGATCAGATTGTCGATGGACTCAATGCGTTTGCCGCTGACGAGCAAACGGTGACCGGCTTACCCCGCATCGTCCAGGTCTGGGGACGTTTACCTCTGGGTTGA
- a CDS encoding sugar phosphate isomerase/epimerase family protein — translation MKFAICQEMFVDWDWEKQCDLIAEIGYKGIELAPFAFADHPSEITQDQRAFLKKTAEDRGLQIIGLHWLLAKTEGLHLTTSDSAVRKKTAEYLVELGNLCADLGGDLMVFGSPFQRNVEEGMSREQAYQNAAEVFSNCLPDIGERGVRICMEPLTTKETDFVNTCAEAVELIDMVGADNFVLHQDVKAMAGAETESIPELIHKFASRTGHFHVNDTNLLGPGMGETDYHPIFKALKETEYQGWISVEVFDYEPGSEHIARESFRYMKEVWESV, via the coding sequence ATGAAGTTTGCCATCTGTCAGGAAATGTTTGTCGACTGGGACTGGGAAAAACAGTGTGACCTGATCGCTGAGATCGGTTACAAGGGCATTGAGCTGGCACCTTTTGCCTTTGCAGACCATCCGTCAGAAATTACTCAAGATCAGCGGGCGTTCCTCAAGAAAACGGCAGAGGATCGCGGACTCCAAATCATTGGCCTGCACTGGCTTCTGGCAAAAACCGAAGGGCTGCACCTGACAACTTCCGATTCCGCCGTCCGTAAAAAGACAGCGGAATACCTGGTCGAACTGGGGAACCTGTGTGCCGATCTGGGAGGAGACCTGATGGTCTTCGGTTCGCCTTTTCAGCGAAATGTTGAAGAAGGCATGTCACGAGAACAGGCGTACCAGAATGCCGCAGAAGTTTTCAGCAACTGTCTGCCGGACATTGGAGAGCGCGGAGTGCGGATTTGCATGGAACCGCTCACCACCAAAGAAACCGATTTCGTCAACACGTGCGCTGAGGCAGTGGAACTGATCGACATGGTCGGAGCCGACAACTTCGTCCTGCATCAGGATGTCAAAGCGATGGCGGGTGCAGAAACAGAATCGATTCCGGAACTCATCCACAAGTTCGCCTCCCGCACGGGTCACTTCCATGTGAATGATACCAACCTCCTCGGACCAGGAATGGGAGAGACAGACTACCATCCCATCTTCAAAGCGCTGAAAGAAACAGAGTACCAAGGATGGATCTCAGTCGAAGTCTTTGACTACGAACCGGGCAGCGAACACATCGCGCGCGAAAGTTTTCGTTACATGAAAGAGGTCTGGGAAAGTGTCTGA
- a CDS encoding transglutaminase-like domain-containing protein produces MNHSRAATTVKPGRKLWRTRFKLPRKVLPFSPRISINEVRPTESIDAELQHWGEVILLSDLVAVLHRDGTITRRAHHISSLYANEALAQWDEVFRFYDRQTALHKIQTAKVYLPDGSQRKARKVIQPYGQIAIQYYPLRPGVTVELEEQQDFFTPDRITACMWGQEYLRYSLPCQRLRCTVAVSAPFRLQYQLHLTEQEPRTWKQGSYQIYQWDLHQLPGYETDDGTPHPRDVLPWVDFTTLSDWEPITQYYRQDLEPPASIPTQIQKLSEDLPRESESTEEKIYTLYKYASEDVRYGRHPSELNLEKTREVGSMLEDMRGDCKDKSALLVSLLRHQGIEAEIAVLLTRINGTVSFLPGARFDHAIVCVTFENGERLWLDPAAGPMTFKDIPYNDQGMQALLLKSAAGELTRIPSGGAESNHINRKCQGTLSADCSYRFATNVSTTGDTAMEFRLRYINRNEAYQSLTLEKELASSLTGAQIEAPQFLNLSDLSQPVSYSCQMTLDQWSRKIEDIILFRVPWIGAMHTVALVNVQKRNSALQAPWPVRFTDYHKIELPAGFQGYGLPYAQQYECEWGRYHVSISEDDSQLICCREVDHLGGIIREDQYLEFKKYWEQCTRADALDVVLMKTTNEHADTFT; encoded by the coding sequence TTGAATCATTCCCGAGCAGCGACGACTGTCAAACCCGGACGCAAGCTGTGGCGCACCCGGTTCAAGTTACCCCGAAAAGTGCTGCCCTTCTCGCCACGCATTTCGATCAATGAAGTTCGCCCCACCGAATCGATTGACGCAGAACTGCAGCACTGGGGCGAGGTCATTCTCCTCTCGGACCTGGTAGCCGTGCTGCATCGCGACGGCACGATCACCCGCAGAGCGCATCATATTTCCAGTCTGTACGCGAATGAAGCGCTGGCACAATGGGATGAAGTCTTTCGGTTCTACGACCGGCAGACCGCCCTGCATAAAATACAGACGGCCAAAGTTTACCTGCCCGATGGCAGTCAGCGAAAAGCCCGCAAAGTCATTCAGCCCTACGGACAGATTGCGATTCAATACTATCCATTGCGGCCCGGCGTGACAGTAGAACTGGAAGAGCAGCAGGACTTCTTCACACCCGATCGGATCACAGCCTGCATGTGGGGCCAGGAATACCTGCGCTATTCCCTGCCCTGTCAGAGACTACGCTGCACGGTCGCGGTTTCCGCACCGTTCCGCCTACAGTATCAGTTGCATCTGACAGAACAGGAACCGCGTACCTGGAAGCAGGGATCCTACCAGATCTATCAATGGGACCTGCACCAGTTACCAGGTTATGAAACAGACGATGGGACTCCTCATCCGCGCGACGTCCTGCCCTGGGTCGACTTCACCACACTCTCTGACTGGGAACCAATCACGCAGTACTACCGCCAGGACCTGGAGCCACCAGCCAGCATCCCGACACAGATTCAAAAACTGTCAGAGGACCTGCCCCGTGAATCTGAATCGACTGAAGAGAAAATTTACACGCTTTATAAATACGCGTCTGAGGATGTTCGCTATGGCAGACACCCCAGTGAACTGAACCTGGAAAAAACCAGAGAAGTCGGCTCGATGCTGGAAGACATGCGGGGCGACTGCAAGGACAAATCTGCGCTGCTGGTTTCCCTGCTCCGGCACCAGGGAATCGAAGCGGAAATCGCCGTGCTGCTGACGCGGATCAACGGGACCGTCTCCTTCCTCCCCGGTGCCCGCTTCGATCATGCGATTGTCTGTGTCACGTTCGAAAATGGTGAGCGCCTCTGGCTCGATCCTGCAGCAGGACCAATGACGTTCAAAGACATCCCCTATAACGACCAGGGGATGCAGGCACTCTTGTTGAAGTCAGCTGCGGGTGAACTGACTCGAATCCCCAGCGGGGGAGCAGAGTCGAATCACATCAATCGAAAGTGCCAGGGGACATTGTCCGCAGACTGCAGTTACCGGTTCGCCACGAATGTCTCGACAACCGGTGACACCGCCATGGAATTCCGCCTGCGATACATCAACCGGAATGAAGCATATCAGAGTCTGACCCTGGAAAAAGAACTGGCTTCTTCTCTGACGGGCGCCCAGATCGAAGCGCCACAGTTTCTCAATCTGAGTGACCTCTCCCAGCCTGTGAGTTATTCGTGCCAGATGACACTCGATCAATGGTCGCGCAAAATTGAAGACATCATTCTGTTCCGCGTCCCCTGGATCGGCGCGATGCATACGGTCGCGCTGGTCAACGTGCAGAAACGCAATTCTGCCCTGCAGGCCCCCTGGCCTGTCCGGTTCACGGACTATCACAAAATTGAACTCCCAGCGGGATTCCAGGGATACGGTCTCCCCTATGCACAGCAGTATGAATGTGAATGGGGCCGGTACCACGTCTCCATTTCAGAGGATGATTCCCAGCTCATCTGTTGCCGCGAAGTGGATCACCTGGGAGGCATCATTCGGGAAGACCAGTATCTGGAATTCAAAAAATACTGGGAACAGTGCACGCGCGCAGATGCCCTGGATGTGGTCCTCATGAAAACCACAAATGAACATGCGGACACATTCACCTAG
- the hflX gene encoding GTPase HflX yields MADPKREELQVKAKRAILVSVISPSNHIDKNQALDELKGLVETAGVKVVGTLVQSRENPHPATCLGKGKLAELKSMVKHVDAELIIFDNNLSPSQGRNIEEETGTIIVDRSELILDIFATHAKTYEAKLQVELAQLLYFRPRLKRLWTHLERIEGGVGAGRGPGEKQLETDRRLLDKRVAELKRKLSEVERRRERTVSNRFQQLTVSLVGYTNAGKSTLMNALTGADVYIADQLFATLDTRTRRWELPHWGEILLSDTVGFVRDLPHHLVASFKSTLEEARQADLLLHVVDCSNPEVEHHIKTVNEVLDEIGIEHKHAILVFNKSDKVEDRSKLDVLRLKYDNAITVSAVSGEGLDRLAQGVIDRLASGYVIVEIETPVGNGKLLSQLEEHSLILSREYSHDDTRVTYQARIARRFLPMLRSDDDTEIRIHDDGQTMSPDQLLPEESIHEV; encoded by the coding sequence TTGGCGGATCCAAAACGAGAAGAACTACAAGTCAAAGCAAAACGAGCCATTCTGGTCTCGGTTATCTCTCCCTCAAACCACATCGATAAGAATCAGGCCCTGGATGAATTAAAAGGTCTGGTTGAGACGGCAGGTGTCAAAGTCGTAGGTACGCTGGTACAAAGCCGCGAAAACCCTCACCCGGCAACCTGTCTGGGGAAAGGAAAACTGGCCGAGCTCAAATCAATGGTGAAACACGTTGATGCTGAGTTGATCATATTCGACAACAATCTGTCCCCCTCCCAGGGAAGAAATATCGAAGAAGAAACCGGTACGATCATTGTGGATCGGAGTGAACTGATCCTCGATATTTTCGCCACGCACGCCAAAACGTATGAGGCGAAGCTGCAGGTTGAACTGGCACAGCTGCTCTATTTCCGTCCCCGACTGAAGCGGTTGTGGACCCACCTGGAGCGTATCGAAGGGGGCGTCGGTGCTGGCCGTGGTCCTGGTGAAAAGCAGCTGGAAACGGACCGTCGACTGTTGGACAAACGCGTGGCTGAATTGAAGCGGAAACTCTCGGAAGTGGAACGTCGCCGGGAGCGCACCGTCTCCAACCGTTTTCAACAGCTGACCGTCTCGCTGGTCGGTTATACCAACGCGGGCAAAAGTACCCTGATGAATGCCCTCACCGGGGCTGACGTTTATATCGCAGACCAGCTGTTCGCCACCCTCGATACCCGTACCCGCCGCTGGGAGCTCCCGCACTGGGGAGAAATTCTGCTCAGTGATACCGTCGGTTTCGTCCGCGATCTGCCCCACCACCTGGTGGCCTCTTTCAAGTCGACACTGGAAGAAGCCCGTCAGGCAGACCTGCTGTTACACGTGGTTGACTGCAGCAATCCGGAAGTCGAACATCACATCAAAACCGTGAACGAGGTTCTCGATGAGATCGGCATCGAACACAAGCACGCAATCCTGGTGTTCAATAAAAGTGACAAAGTAGAAGACCGCTCCAAACTCGATGTCCTGCGGCTGAAATACGACAATGCCATCACCGTGAGTGCCGTCTCAGGTGAAGGGCTGGATCGGCTGGCGCAAGGCGTCATCGATCGCCTGGCCTCCGGTTATGTGATTGTGGAAATCGAGACGCCCGTCGGGAATGGAAAACTGCTTTCGCAGCTGGAGGAACATTCGCTGATCCTGTCGCGCGAATATTCGCACGATGACACCCGCGTCACATACCAGGCTCGTATCGCGCGGCGTTTCCTGCCCATGCTGCGCAGCGACGACGACACCGAGATCAGGATCCATGATGACGGGCAAACCATGTCCCCGGATCAGTTACTGCCCGAAGAATCCATTCACGAGGTTTGA
- a CDS encoding tetratricopeptide repeat protein, translating to MKKRWIYGITIFLCLTSIGLAIDWWTALPEGEQATYVGRQTCFECHQKQAEEWKSSDHDLAMNPATPEFVLGDFDNTELEHFGITSKMSHEGDKYYVTTQGPDGKLARFEVKYVIGVHPLQQYLAELDRGKVQVLPVTWDTEMKRWYYASPDEPFGPEDPLHWTGSAQNWNHMCAECHTTNWAKNYDIATDTHHYSFSEMRVSCEACHGPGSIHVKLANSHSIFWDRRYGYGLAKLKGKDATAQLESCAPCHSHRRHVSPGHTPLDRFHDHYALSLLEDHLYHPDGQIDEEVYVFGSFTQSKMYRKGVRCTDCHNPHSLRLKFKGNKLCTQCHLEAKYDVPGHHHHKVGSKGAACVECHMPTKTYMGVDPRRDHSLRIPRPDLTVKLGTPNACNQCHTKPDETPEWAAKKVDEWYGPKRRDDPHYGEILAAGQAGNPDAERALIKLTREKEVGPIVRATAVSLLASRYDTPESRKVVERGLKSKEELVRMAALRGFEGWNPRTEAEASRVGKLLAEGLTDDSRGVRTEVARILSALPIMPDTASNRQALDRALKEYRKNLLTDGDQSGSHMSLGILYANEGDLKKAEEEFQRAIKLAPAVAGARSNLAQLLEQQGRTQEAQELRSEEVKLLARDARLLPENALLQYRLGLLYYLLGREDEAAGALEKACELEPQSADFRLMLTLLYEKQQKWEQALDSVKQLIQLQPQNPTFRQIQMNLQQKANPQGK from the coding sequence ATGAAAAAACGATGGATCTACGGCATCACCATTTTTCTGTGTCTCACCTCGATCGGCCTGGCCATCGACTGGTGGACCGCTCTGCCTGAAGGAGAACAGGCCACCTACGTCGGCAGACAGACCTGCTTCGAGTGCCATCAGAAACAGGCGGAAGAATGGAAGAGCTCCGATCACGATCTGGCGATGAACCCCGCAACTCCGGAGTTCGTTCTGGGTGACTTCGATAACACCGAGCTTGAGCACTTCGGGATCACCTCCAAAATGTCCCACGAGGGCGACAAGTATTATGTCACCACGCAGGGACCGGACGGAAAGCTGGCCCGCTTCGAAGTCAAGTATGTGATCGGCGTGCATCCGCTGCAACAGTACCTGGCAGAGCTCGATCGTGGAAAGGTCCAGGTTCTGCCGGTGACCTGGGACACGGAAATGAAGCGGTGGTACTACGCCAGCCCGGATGAACCTTTTGGCCCGGAAGACCCCCTGCACTGGACCGGCTCCGCCCAGAACTGGAACCACATGTGCGCGGAATGTCACACGACGAACTGGGCCAAGAATTATGACATCGCCACCGACACCCATCATTACTCCTTCTCCGAAATGCGCGTCAGTTGTGAAGCCTGTCATGGCCCCGGTTCGATCCACGTGAAACTGGCCAACTCGCATTCCATTTTCTGGGACCGGCGCTATGGCTATGGTCTGGCCAAACTGAAAGGAAAGGATGCCACCGCGCAACTGGAGAGCTGCGCCCCCTGCCACTCGCATCGGCGGCACGTCTCCCCGGGCCATACGCCTCTGGACCGGTTCCACGATCACTACGCTCTCTCGCTGCTGGAAGATCACCTCTATCATCCGGATGGTCAGATTGACGAGGAAGTTTACGTCTTCGGTTCGTTCACCCAGAGCAAGATGTATCGCAAGGGAGTCCGCTGCACCGACTGCCACAACCCGCATTCACTGCGTTTGAAATTCAAAGGGAACAAGCTCTGCACCCAGTGTCACCTGGAAGCCAAGTACGACGTCCCCGGACATCACCACCACAAGGTGGGCAGCAAGGGAGCGGCCTGCGTGGAGTGCCACATGCCCACTAAAACCTACATGGGAGTCGACCCCCGCCGGGACCACAGTCTGCGCATTCCCCGCCCCGACCTGACGGTCAAACTGGGAACCCCCAATGCCTGCAACCAGTGCCACACCAAACCGGATGAAACGCCGGAGTGGGCCGCGAAGAAAGTCGACGAGTGGTACGGTCCCAAGCGGCGAGACGACCCGCATTATGGTGAAATCCTGGCCGCAGGTCAGGCAGGCAACCCGGACGCGGAACGGGCACTGATCAAGCTGACCCGGGAAAAGGAAGTCGGACCGATTGTGCGTGCGACCGCCGTCTCCCTGCTCGCTTCGCGCTACGATACTCCTGAGAGCCGCAAGGTAGTTGAACGGGGCTTGAAGTCCAAAGAAGAACTGGTGCGGATGGCGGCACTCCGCGGTTTCGAAGGCTGGAACCCGCGCACGGAAGCGGAAGCCAGTCGCGTGGGCAAACTGCTGGCGGAAGGTTTGACAGATGACTCCCGTGGAGTGAGAACGGAGGTCGCCCGGATTCTGTCAGCGCTGCCCATCATGCCCGACACAGCGTCCAACCGGCAGGCACTCGATCGGGCTCTGAAAGAGTACCGGAAAAACCTGCTGACCGACGGCGATCAATCCGGTTCGCACATGAGCCTGGGAATCCTGTATGCGAATGAGGGTGACCTCAAAAAGGCAGAGGAAGAATTCCAGCGGGCCATCAAGCTGGCACCGGCTGTGGCGGGAGCCCGCTCGAATCTGGCCCAGTTGCTGGAACAGCAGGGACGCACGCAGGAGGCACAGGAGCTGAGATCGGAAGAGGTCAAACTGCTGGCCCGCGATGCCCGTCTGCTGCCGGAGAATGCCCTGCTCCAGTACCGGCTCGGTCTGCTCTACTATCTGCTCGGTCGGGAAGACGAAGCAGCCGGAGCCCTCGAAAAGGCCTGCGAGCTGGAACCCCAGTCGGCTGACTTCCGGTTGATGCTGACGCTGCTCTACGAGAAACAACAGAAGTGGGAACAGGCGCTGGACTCCGTCAAACAGTTGATTCAACTCCAGCCACAGAATCCCACGTTCCGTCAGATCCAGATGAACCTTCAGCAAAAAGCAAACCCGCAAGGCAAGTGA
- a CDS encoding ParB/RepB/Spo0J family partition protein yields the protein MEDHNQEDQNQNPADPAAEQTENPGAPRRRLGRGLNALLGRGGDPDAELNQDGSPSESQESPAPAESSDQIDIDLIDRNPYQPRQDFAADSLKELEGSIRQHGILQPLLVRPFDGAYQLIAGERRLKAAREAGLKTVPCRVMQLEEREVCEVAIEENLKRKDLNVLEKAQAFKNYLSQFDSTIEQLAQRLSLDRSTVNNMIRLLDLAEPVKQALQAEKISAGHARTLLSLDNEKQVALCEQIQSESLSVRKTEAEVRKILKGEADTVPFDNSNAKQPSAAPQMTNHLVDLQQQLREILGAQVEIKLKTEHSGQIVIPFDSNDTFERITGVLRKSA from the coding sequence ATGGAAGATCACAATCAGGAAGATCAAAATCAGAATCCAGCCGATCCCGCGGCTGAGCAAACAGAAAATCCGGGTGCTCCCCGTCGTCGATTAGGCCGCGGTTTGAATGCCCTCCTGGGGCGTGGCGGCGACCCGGATGCGGAACTCAATCAGGATGGTTCTCCCTCTGAGTCACAGGAGAGTCCGGCCCCCGCAGAATCTTCAGACCAGATCGATATCGATCTGATCGATCGCAATCCCTATCAGCCGCGGCAGGACTTCGCAGCGGACTCACTCAAGGAACTGGAAGGCAGTATCCGGCAGCATGGGATCCTGCAGCCGCTGCTCGTGCGTCCGTTTGATGGAGCCTACCAGTTGATCGCCGGTGAGCGACGGTTGAAAGCAGCCCGCGAAGCCGGACTGAAGACGGTTCCCTGCCGGGTGATGCAGCTGGAAGAACGCGAAGTCTGTGAAGTCGCGATCGAGGAAAACCTCAAGCGAAAAGATCTGAACGTGCTCGAGAAAGCGCAGGCGTTCAAAAATTACCTGAGCCAGTTCGACAGCACGATCGAGCAGCTCGCCCAGCGACTGAGCCTGGATCGTTCCACCGTCAACAACATGATCCGCCTGCTCGATCTGGCAGAGCCCGTCAAGCAGGCCCTCCAGGCAGAGAAGATCTCAGCCGGTCATGCCCGGACGTTGCTCAGCCTGGATAACGAGAAACAGGTCGCGCTCTGCGAACAGATTCAGTCGGAGTCGCTCTCCGTCCGGAAGACGGAAGCGGAGGTTCGCAAGATCCTCAAGGGAGAAGCGGATACGGTTCCCTTTGATAATTCCAATGCCAAACAGCCGAGTGCGGCACCGCAGATGACAAACCATCTGGTCGATCTGCAGCAGCAGCTGCGGGAAATTCTGGGAGCCCAGGTGGAGATCAAACTCAAAACCGAACACTCCGGTCAGATTGTGATCCCCTTTGATTCCAACGATACCTTCGAGCGGATTACCGGCGTTCTGCGCAAATCGGCTTGA